TCATCCCTGATGATGCGTCCGTATCCCGTTGGATCGTCCACAACCGTTGTAAGAACGGTTGCCGTTGCATTTGATTGGGTATGTGTATCCAAAAGACGTCGGAGGGTTGAGGCCGACAACAGGGGAACATCGCCTGAGAGGATCAGGACAGTTCCGTTGAGAGCGCCCAGTACCGGCTCAGTTTGCAGCACCGCATGGCCGGTACCGCGTTGCTCTTCCTGAATAACCACACGGCATTCAGGGACAATGCTCGTAGCATAGTTAGCTACCGCCTGACGCTGATGTCCGGCAATAACCACGATCTGTTTTGGACGTAATGACTGTGCGGTTTCCAGCACATAGCCAAGAAGGGGCTTGTCGCGGAGTGGAGTAAGAACCTTTGCCCGGTCGGGGTTGCCCATACGCTTCCCCATGCCGGCGGCCAGAATAACAACAAAAATCTCCGACATCAGGAATGCTGACCTGCGATAGTGTACGGCTCTACCGAGTGGCTAATGCTAACGATGGTATTGGTACCATCCAGCAGCACCACCGTGGGCTTCCAGTCATGAGCTTCTTCGCTACTAACAGGAGTATAGGTAAGGATAATCACCGCATCGTTAACATGTGCCTTACGCGCTGCGGCGCCATTCACGCAGATATCACGCGAACCGCGCGTACCTGGAATCACGTAGGTATCGAACCGCTCACCGTTGTTGATATTTAAAACGCTGACTTTCTCGTAGGCCAAGATATCGGCCGCTTCCATAAGGTCGGGGTCAATCGTAAGGCTCCCTTCATAATACAGGTTCGCCTGCGTAACCCGTGCCCGATGGAGCTTGCTTTTAAACATGATACGTTGCATAAGCTAATCCTGACAGTATCGCACAAAGTTACGAAATGGGGCATCCAACATCGTGATTTCATTTGTCTCATGAACGACTTCTGCCACCAACACAAAAAACAGTGAGTATAGCTCACAACTCCAGCATTAGTTGTGTTAGGAATTACAATTGAGTATATTGTCGAGCCTACTCTTCTTTGTAACGAAAGGGCGCACCTATGTATCGGATTGCCTCGAGTGTTATAGCCGTTCTTGTAATCGTGGGCTTCATGGTTTCATTATCTGCATACGTATGCGAATGTGTGCCACCACAACAGCAATGCAACTGGGATGATTGTTTGCCCGCAGTTGATGTACAGCCCGGTATGACACATGTTTCAATAGTCACGGAACAAGATACATGCACCGCAATGGTTTTTTTTGGTGCAGCAGAAATTTAACCGGTACTGATTGCGGAAAAATTGATTAGGATGTTTCTTGTGAATATAAGATTCAAAAGGTATGCTTCCCTGAGGAGTGTTTGCCTTCATGCATTTCTGTGGAAATGAACGGAGTACTTCAGAATCTAATTATAGAGATAGCTCGTGATAATCCTGCTGAACACTTTGTCCCAACTTCTTCTCAGTGGCTGATTCGCGGTTATAAAACAGCATACAGATTAGGCTTCCCAGCGTGCTTTTCATGCACTATGAATGGTATCGCCAACTGTACCGAAATTGAGGCATGTGGCAGTTCAACGTGTTTTGAATGGTATGAAGCTTACAAGTGTGAATCTCCGGTCTGCCCATCAATAAACCCTCCGTGTTTGCCGCCATGTCCAGGACCAGCAATAACATTGAACGCCACGAATGATAGAAATATAACCGTTGGCGAATGTTTTCCACCACTTAAGGCCTGTATTCTCTGCGGTTATCAATGAACGTCATAATAAATAAAATGGTGAGAATGTTGCTATTAGCTTTACTCGCCTTCCGGATGCCGGCATACAGTCAGGAGTTTGTCGAGAAACAGCGGTTTAAAGGAATTCCGTCACAAGATAAATATGGCGTACTGCATAGTGCAGATTATCGGTTCACGAAGCCGAGATGAGATTTTGGTGTTTTCACAAACAACAAAGAATCACTACCCTCAAATATCCCATTTACGCTCAGGAACGCATGTTGTCTGCGTATCTCGTCATGACGTACCCAGTGGTAAGTGTACTGGCTTCTGGTTCCTGCCTGACGGTATAATACCCCAGGATAATGATGGAAACATACTGTATTGTACTGACTTTGAAGGGAAAGAGCAAAAGATTGTAACGATTAGTCTGGAGTAAGTAGTCAGCTCCAGGGCGATGTGGATATTGGGCTAACTCCAGATATTTCGTAGGCGGACTCGTGATTGTCAGTTGATTGAAAGGCTCATGAGCTGTAAAGCTGATTTGTAAGGCTTACGCTTGCTCAGCGAGCATCTGCCTGAAGGCCTGATTCTCTAACCGTAGCCGGTGGGTCTCAGGGTCGGCTTTGCGCATAGTGCCGGACAATCCTGCTTCTCCCAATACCTGGAGCTTGTTCTTCCAGTTGTGGACCTGACTTGCCGTTTTATCTGGTTTACGGGATGTGCCTTCGCGCTCTGCTTCTTCCGGGACCGCACGTTTGGTTTCCATGTTCCAGCTCTGGTATGTTCACATCAACGTCTCTTGTGAAGATTGTTTGTACAATCAGGGGTCCTTCTACAGTCATTTGGGGGATAGAAAGGGACAGGTTGTAAACTATTGTGTACGCATCGGAGGACTGAGGACGGAGATTCAGTCTATGGTGACAGTACATCAGGTCCTGATTCAGGCGACCATGAGATACAATGATTTGGAATAATGCTATTTTTTTTTTTACATTAGAAAATAAATACTGATTTGTACACATTAATTGGGAGGGGGCTATGAATGCCTTTACGAAACTCACATTCCTGTTTGTTGCAGGCTTTTGTTACAATCTTGGTTCGGTTATGGCGGCTACTGCTGAGTACACACTTGTCCGGATGAAACCCGGCCAAGGGAATAGACAGTATGTGACGGCTGGAGACAAGCAAACAGCTTATTGCCCTACGGGGGGAAATGAATGCTACGTTATCGTATCAGTTGATGGCCCGGATGGTCCGTGCGACGAGGTTCTGCCGGGCGGTTTGATTCTAACGGGTAAGGTGTCGGGTGTTACCGGGTATCACGTCAATGGTGTGGACTCTCAGGCGATTCCGAAATCAGGTTTCACGTTTGCTCCGGGTGAATACGCGGTACGGATTACGGCATGCTCGGCATATCCTTCGTATGTTAATATGCAGGTTAGCCTGGATGGCATCGTGGTTGAACCGGATGGTACATTTAGAGTGCTATTTCCCTATATTCCGTAGAGTTTCGAGCCGCTATAATGCTATCATCGTTAACGAAGGGGGCTGCGTTTTGTTAATCCGGTTTTTGTGGATAGTTCTGGTATGTTGCTGTACAGCATACATGGTGACAGCGCAGGGAGCAGATTCTGCATCGGGTTTGCAGTATTATACCACAACAACAGTAT
This is a stretch of genomic DNA from Ignavibacteria bacterium. It encodes these proteins:
- a CDS encoding NTP transferase domain-containing protein → MSEIFVVILAAGMGKRMGNPDRAKVLTPLRDKPLLGYVLETAQSLRPKQIVVIAGHQRQAVANYATSIVPECRVVIQEEQRGTGHAVLQTEPVLGALNGTVLILSGDVPLLSASTLRRLLDTHTQSNATATVLTTVVDDPTGYGRIIRDESNTMIGIIEQKDATETQQKIREINSGVYVVQSTALFDSLHSVQNTNAQSEYYLTDIIAILKERGLGIASFCTEKSWEVHGINTPADLQQTEAILRSTHD
- a CDS encoding aspartate 1-decarboxylase gives rise to the protein MQRIMFKSKLHRARVTQANLYYEGSLTIDPDLMEAADILAYEKVSVLNINNGERFDTYVIPGTRGSRDICVNGAAARKAHVNDAVIILTYTPVSSEEAHDWKPTVVLLDGTNTIVSISHSVEPYTIAGQHS